In Alkalihalobacterium alkalinitrilicum, a genomic segment contains:
- a CDS encoding TRAP transporter small permease subunit yields MLRQLIKLFEGISEWVGKISSWLILLLIFTLVFEVISRHIFNKPTIWSYDVSYMLGGSAAFLGMAWVLKNKQHIRVDVFYEKLSNRNQAILDLSLAVVLFFPLVILGLMHSFDFALTSFIRGEEIVTGSWRTPIYPLKMIIPISFTLLLLQGVADVIKDVSKLLGREI; encoded by the coding sequence TTGCTGCGTCAATTGATAAAGCTATTCGAAGGGATTAGTGAGTGGGTTGGAAAAATTTCCAGTTGGTTAATCCTTCTATTAATATTCACCCTAGTTTTTGAGGTTATTAGTAGACACATATTTAATAAGCCAACCATATGGTCCTACGATGTAAGTTACATGCTTGGAGGTTCAGCAGCATTTTTAGGCATGGCTTGGGTTTTAAAAAATAAACAACATATTAGAGTGGATGTTTTTTACGAGAAGCTTTCTAACCGTAATCAAGCGATATTGGATTTGAGTTTAGCGGTGGTTTTGTTCTTCCCTTTAGTTATTTTAGGGTTAATGCATTCTTTTGATTTTGCCTTAACATCTTTTATAAGAGGTGAAGAAATTGTAACAGGTTCGTGGCGAACACCTATATACCCTCTTAAAATGATTATTCCTATATCTTTTACTCTTCTTCTTCTGCAAGGAGTAGCAGATGTAATAAAAGACGTTTCCAAATTACTGGGAAGGGAGATATAG
- the dctP gene encoding TRAP transporter substrate-binding protein DctP, producing the protein MKKVALIVSALIIGLLMGCTNSDVSSEGGGQTSSQETFKWVAHSPWPDGTALQRMAQSIADDITEASGGRLVVEMHAAGEIVQPTELLDAVEQGTVDAIHSWDGYWVGKIPQLSLFASVPMGLNEQEYLGWITTDEGRDLWQEAYDQAGIRVKVLDAGPGTPEIFYHSNKPIRTLEDFEGLKVRAVGEWADIVNRLGASVVSISGPEIYQALERGVVDAIEFSGPASNYPMGFHEIAKYIVTPALHQPASVSSFIINQDKWDELPDDLKAIVRLATENMWGKGFADMARDDFIAMEEYRKLEAEGKIEFIEFEEESQQRLKVIVDDYYAERASQDDLFKQIWESQQNYVEGFRFWKDMMTPKY; encoded by the coding sequence ATGAAAAAGGTTGCATTAATTGTAAGCGCTTTAATTATTGGGTTACTTATGGGGTGTACGAACAGTGATGTTTCCTCTGAAGGAGGTGGGCAAACTTCTTCACAAGAAACATTTAAATGGGTTGCTCATTCACCTTGGCCAGATGGTACAGCCTTACAAAGAATGGCTCAATCGATTGCCGATGATATTACTGAAGCATCAGGTGGGCGTTTGGTTGTCGAAATGCATGCGGCAGGAGAAATCGTACAACCTACTGAGTTATTAGATGCTGTTGAACAAGGTACAGTGGATGCGATTCACAGTTGGGATGGATATTGGGTGGGTAAAATTCCGCAACTTTCACTTTTTGCTTCCGTACCAATGGGATTAAATGAACAAGAGTATTTAGGATGGATAACAACAGATGAGGGGCGTGACCTTTGGCAAGAAGCATATGATCAAGCTGGAATTAGAGTCAAAGTATTAGACGCAGGACCAGGAACACCAGAGATTTTTTATCACTCAAATAAACCGATCCGTACCCTTGAAGACTTTGAAGGTTTAAAAGTAAGAGCAGTAGGAGAGTGGGCAGATATTGTTAATAGATTAGGAGCTTCTGTTGTTTCCATATCAGGCCCAGAAATCTACCAAGCACTCGAAAGAGGTGTAGTAGATGCAATTGAGTTTTCTGGTCCAGCATCGAACTACCCTATGGGTTTCCATGAAATTGCAAAATATATTGTAACGCCAGCTCTCCACCAACCTGCTAGCGTATCAAGTTTCATTATCAATCAGGACAAGTGGGATGAATTGCCTGACGATCTTAAGGCCATTGTTAGACTAGCTACAGAAAATATGTGGGGTAAAGGTTTTGCGGATATGGCTAGAGACGATTTTATTGCAATGGAAGAATATCGCAAACTGGAAGCAGAAGGCAAGATTGAATTTATTGAATTTGAAGAAGAGTCTCAACAAAGGCTTAAAGTCATAGTGGATGATTATTATGCTGAAAGAGCAAGTCAAGATGATCTGTTCAAACAAATATGGGAGTCTCAACAAAATTACGTTGAAGGATTTAGATTTTGGAAGGACATGATGACTCCAAAATATTAA
- the fadH gene encoding 2,4-dienoyl-CoA reductase, translating to MKDQVVIITGGSSGMGKAMAKKFALNGANVVISGRNEERLEIARDEIQQFKGQVLTVPMDVRNPEQVKVMVEETVRAFGKIDHLVNNAAGNFICPAEELSVNAWNAVINIVLNGTWYCSQEVGKHWIASQTKGSILNIIATYAWRSGEGVIHSACAKSGVLTMTRTLAVEWGKKYGIRTNAIAPGSIENTGGMDKLFQGEETMKQTIESVPLGRVGQPEEIANLAAFLLSPEAEYINGDCITMDGGQWLNQPAF from the coding sequence TTGAAAGATCAAGTTGTAATCATTACGGGTGGTTCAAGTGGAATGGGCAAGGCGATGGCTAAGAAGTTTGCTTTAAATGGTGCAAATGTTGTAATTTCTGGAAGAAATGAAGAGCGACTGGAAATAGCTAGAGATGAAATTCAACAGTTTAAAGGACAGGTCTTGACTGTGCCGATGGATGTACGAAATCCAGAACAAGTGAAGGTAATGGTAGAAGAGACAGTCAGAGCTTTTGGAAAGATTGATCATTTAGTAAATAATGCGGCAGGAAATTTTATTTGTCCAGCTGAAGAGCTGTCTGTAAATGCGTGGAACGCTGTTATCAATATCGTTTTAAATGGAACATGGTATTGTAGTCAAGAAGTAGGGAAACATTGGATTGCATCACAAACGAAAGGAAGTATTCTTAATATTATTGCAACGTATGCTTGGAGATCAGGTGAAGGTGTAATTCATTCGGCTTGTGCAAAGTCAGGGGTCCTTACAATGACGAGAACGTTAGCCGTTGAATGGGGAAAAAAATACGGAATTCGAACGAATGCAATTGCTCCAGGATCGATTGAAAATACTGGTGGAATGGATAAGTTATTTCAAGGCGAAGAAACTATGAAACAAACCATTGAAAGTGTACCACTAGGGCGTGTTGGACAGCCGGAGGAGATCGCGAATTTAGCAGCATTTCTCCTCTCACCCGAAGCGGAATATATCAATGGTGATTGTATAACAATGGATGGTGGACAATGGCTGAACCAGCCAGCATTTTAA
- a CDS encoding acetyl-CoA carboxylase biotin carboxylase subunit, producing MFNKILIANRGEIAVRIIRTCKALGVKTVAIYSQADDSAPHVQLADEAYLVGGPRVNESYLNIDRILEVADDTSVDAIHPGYGLLSENATFANRCEELGIVFIGPSADVISNMGSKIEARKTMEKAGVPVVPGITHPLADANEAEVIANNMGYPVMLKASAGGGGIGMQIVKSAEELHKAFAGNQKRATDFFGDGAMYVEKYIENPRHIEIQILADQEGNTLYLWERECSIQRRHQKVVEEAPSPFLDDLTRKKMGEAAVRAAKSIGYRNAGTIEFLVDEQKNYYFLEMNTRLQVEHPVTEEITGLDLVEQQINIAAGQSLTFTQEDVQKNGHAIEVRIYAEDPNTFFPSPGQITALELPEASYIRHELAVNSQSKVTPFYDPMIAKLIVKGENRDHAIENLTNALQHYKVEGIKTNIPMLQKVIAHPEFHQGRTTTNFVEKHLQGKPNVNNS from the coding sequence TTAATTGCCAATCGTGGGGAAATTGCTGTTCGTATTATTCGCACTTGTAAAGCATTAGGGGTTAAAACAGTTGCCATCTATTCTCAAGCTGATGATAGTGCACCACATGTACAGTTGGCAGATGAAGCCTACCTTGTTGGCGGACCTCGAGTTAACGAAAGTTATTTAAATATCGACCGAATTTTAGAGGTAGCAGATGATACTAGTGTGGATGCCATTCATCCTGGCTACGGACTTTTATCTGAGAACGCTACTTTTGCAAATCGCTGTGAAGAATTAGGAATTGTTTTTATTGGACCATCAGCGGATGTTATTTCGAATATGGGAAGTAAAATCGAAGCGAGAAAAACAATGGAAAAGGCAGGAGTACCAGTTGTTCCAGGCATTACTCACCCGCTTGCAGATGCAAATGAAGCAGAGGTTATTGCCAATAACATGGGTTACCCCGTTATGCTAAAGGCCTCAGCAGGAGGCGGTGGTATTGGGATGCAAATCGTGAAAAGTGCTGAAGAATTACACAAAGCATTTGCAGGTAATCAAAAAAGGGCCACTGATTTTTTTGGGGATGGAGCGATGTATGTAGAAAAGTATATTGAAAACCCAAGACATATCGAAATTCAAATTTTAGCAGACCAAGAAGGAAATACACTTTATTTATGGGAGCGTGAATGTTCGATTCAACGGCGCCATCAGAAGGTCGTCGAAGAAGCTCCTTCGCCTTTTTTAGATGATTTAACAAGAAAGAAGATGGGAGAAGCGGCTGTAAGAGCTGCAAAATCAATCGGATATCGAAATGCAGGAACGATTGAATTTCTCGTAGATGAACAGAAAAACTATTATTTTCTTGAAATGAATACAAGATTGCAAGTTGAGCACCCTGTAACGGAAGAAATCACTGGACTTGATTTAGTTGAACAACAAATTAATATAGCAGCAGGTCAGTCATTGACGTTTACACAAGAAGATGTGCAGAAAAATGGACATGCGATTGAAGTACGCATTTATGCTGAAGATCCTAACACTTTTTTTCCTTCACCAGGTCAAATTACTGCTCTCGAACTTCCAGAAGCATCCTATATTCGTCATGAACTGGCAGTGAATAGTCAATCGAAAGTCACCCCTTTTTATGATCCAATGATTGCGAAGTTAATTGTAAAAGGAGAAAATCGGGATCATGCGATTGAAAACCTAACGAATGCCCTCCAACACTACAAAGTAGAAGGCATTAAAACGAATATTCCTATGCTTCAAAAAGTGATTGCCCATCCTGAATTTCATCAAGGAAGAACCACAACGAATTTTGTTGAGAAACATTTACAAGGAAAACCTAATGTTAATAACAGTTAA